Proteins encoded by one window of Dendropsophus ebraccatus isolate aDenEbr1 chromosome 4, aDenEbr1.pat, whole genome shotgun sequence:
- the TADA1 gene encoding transcriptional adapter 1, with translation MATFVSELEAAKKSLSEALGENVKQYWANLKLWFKQKISKEEFDVEARRLLTQENVHSHNDFLLAILTRCQILISSPEGGGALPCATKTKPKGKKRITSVRQKFDHRFQPQNPLAGAQQFVSRDPQEDDELKLCSHTMTLPTRGQLEGRMIVTAFEHGLDNVTEEAVTIVIQALETHLKNLLMSVVSRRQAYRLKDGHFRYAFGCNINPQPYLRNSVATYNQLMDCPPMIPAPTGNQNLGMSIHPDDAEQQAALLLACSGDNLPPSLPPVNMYDLLEALKIHREVIPSHTVYALNMERIIMKLWHPNREELQQDQIHRRRLTAKEGLLS, from the exons GTATTGGGCGAATCTGAAACTCTGGTTCAAGCAGAAAATAAGCAAAGAAGAGTTCGATGTTGAAGCTCGACGTCTTCTCACACAGGAAAATG TGCACTCCCACAATGACTTCCTCCTGGCCATTCTTACCAGATGCCAAATTCTTATTTCTTCTCCTG AGGGAGGCGGCGCGTTACCCTGTGCGACCAAAACCAAACCGAAGGGAAAGAAGAGAATCACATCTGTCCGCCAGAAGTTTGAT CATCGATTCCAGCCGCAGAATCCATTGGCCGGAGCCCAGCAGTTTGTCAGTCGGGATCCTCAGGAGGACGATGAGCTGAAGCTGTGTTCTCATACCATGACCCTGCCCACCCGGGGGCAGCTGGAGGGACGCATGATTGTCACCGCTTTTGAGCACGGATTGGACAATGTGACGGAGGAAGCGGTGACCATTGTTATCCAGGCATTAGAG ACGCACCTCAAGAACCTGCTGATGTCCGTGGTGTCGCGGAGACAGGCGTACCGCCTCAAAGACGGACACTTCAGATATGCGTTCGGCTGCAATATTAATCCCCAGCCATACCTGCGAAACAGCGTGGCCACCTAcaaccagctgatggactg CCCACCCATGATCCCCGCTCCCACTGGAAACCAGAATCTAGGGATGAGTATACATCCGGATGATGCAGAGCAACAAGCCGCCCTACTACTAGCCTGTTCCGGGGACAACCTACCTCCTAGCCTGCCGCCTGTCAACATGTATGACCTGTTAGAAGCCTTAAAG attcacAGGGAGGTCATCCCATCTCACACAGTTTACGCACTGAACATGGAGCGGATTATTATGAAGCTTTGGCATCCGAACCGCGAGGAGCTTCAGCAAGACCAGATCCACAGACGGAGGTTAACAGCCAAGGAAGGACTACTGAGCTGA